The Dioscorea cayenensis subsp. rotundata cultivar TDr96_F1 chromosome 19, TDr96_F1_v2_PseudoChromosome.rev07_lg8_w22 25.fasta, whole genome shotgun sequence genome includes a window with the following:
- the LOC120284122 gene encoding LOW QUALITY PROTEIN: probable receptor-like protein kinase At5g24010 (The sequence of the model RefSeq protein was modified relative to this genomic sequence to represent the inferred CDS: deleted 2 bases in 2 codons), with product MESQFLFTILSILLSSIFCVSAFSPFTVYFLNCGSSSNPSNISSSTSNSTVSLKPLPSLHADIPARVFASDSRVLPSSSTSNSTGPGTNPINVQPNSYHNTARLFNQTSSYTFPPINTTVTHVLSCGKRSTHVGITVIIISAVAATLVSLIVISITIIILMRKRTKPTPLNPKANTTAAVSRPPQHNDSINKCSNGATPRMKMELELYIPLSNIKLATNGFDESLVIGRGGFGKVYKGILSNGTMVAVKRATGKSRQGYPEFVNEINLLSKIRHRHLISIIGYCDEMGEMILVYEFMENGTLKYYLYGSTDLPCLSWKQRLQVCIGAARGMPYLHNAHSPVIIHRDVKSVNILLGHDLLAKISDFGISKLGPLLGENTYVSTGVKGSFGYFDPEYFTMTKLTTKSEVYSFGVVLLEILCARPVIDPRFKDEAVNLADWALHYMKKGKLDKIIDVRLGGEINPKSLEKFGKIAERCLAKYGDNRPTIGDVLWNLEYALHLQETELIREPHEDSGIVDSQIQSLSLVRRMLSSSTDVDEDNNACD from the exons atggaatcacaattCCTCTTCACCATCCTCTCCATCTTGCTCTCCTCCATTTTCTGCGTTTCAGCCTTCAGCCCATTCACTGTTTACTTTCTCAATTGCGGCTCCTCAAGCAACCCTTCAAACATCTCCTCCTCAACCTCCAACAGTACTGTATCACTCAAACCTCTCCCCTCCCTCCATGCCGATATCCCTGCTCGAGTCTTCGCTTCAGACTCACGAGTTCTCCCCTCCTCCTCAACCTCCAACAGTACTGGACCAGGCACAAACCCAATTAACGTCCAACCCAACTCTTACCACAACACTGCCAGGCTCTTCAACCAAACCTCTTCCTACACCTTCCCCCCAATCAACACCACAGTCACCCATGTCCTGTCCTGTGGGAAGAGATCCACCCATGTTGGTATCACTGTTATCATAATTTCAGCTGTTGCTGCTACATTGGTTAGTCTCATCGTGATAtcaatcaccatcatcatcttgATGCGCAAGAGAACCAAACCGACACCATTAAACCCGAAAGCAAACACCACAGCTGCAGTCTCCCGTCCCCCTCAGCATAACGACAGCATAAACAAGTGCAGCAACGGAGCAACACCAAGAATGAAGATGGAGCTGGAGCTCTACATCCCTTTATCCAACATCAAGCTCGCAACCAATGGCTTTGACGAGTCACTTGTCATTGGTCGTGGTGGCTTCGGAAAGGTCTACAAAGGTATTCTCTCTAACGGCACGATGGTTGCAGTGAAGCGAGCGACGGGTAAGTCGAGACAAGGTTACCCTGAGTTTGTGAACGAGATCAATCTCCTCTCAAAGATCAGGCACCGACACCTCATCTCAATCATTGGGTACTGTGATGAAATGGGAGAGATGATCCTCGTCTATGAGTTCATGGAAAACGGGACACTAAAATACTACTTGTATGGCTCAACAGATTTGCCATGCTTGTCATGGAAACAGAGGTTGCAGGTGTGCATTGGAGCTGCCAGAG GGATgcct TACCTCCACAATGCTCACTCTCCGGTCATCATTCATAGAGATGTGAAATCAGTCAATATACTGCTCGGGCATGATTTACTAGCTAAGATCTCAGACTTTGGAATCTCCAAACTAGGTCCTTTACTAGGAGAAAATACTTATGTAAGCACTGGAGTGAAGGGGAGCTTTGGCTACTTCGATCCAGAGTACTTTACGATGACGAAACTCACAACAAAATCAGAA GTTTACTCTTTTGGTGTT GTTCTATTGGAGATTTTATGTGCCAGGCCTGTGATTGATCCCAGGTTTAAGGACGAGGCGGTCAACCTTGCTGACTGGGCTTTGCATTACATGAAGAAAggaaaacttgacaagatcatTGACGTAAGACTGGGTGGAGAGATCAACCCTAAGTCATTGGAGAAGTTTGGGAAGATTGCTGAGAGGTGCCTGGCCAAGTATGGTGATAATAGGCCAACTATTGGAGATGTTTTGTGGAACTTGGAGTATGCTCTGCATCTCCAAGAAACAGAGCTGATAAGAGAGCCCCACGAGGACAGTGGAATTGTGGATAGCCAAATCCAATCTCTGAGTTTAGTGAGAAGAATGCTTTCTTCTTCCACAGACGTTGATGAAGATAATAATGCATGTGATTGA